In Isoptericola jiangsuensis, the following proteins share a genomic window:
- the tmk gene encoding dTMP kinase, producing MSNGPGFFVSFEGGDGVGKTTHVRLLGGWLAEVTGREVVTTREPGGTALGVELRRLVQHGEDMDARTEALLYAADRAHHVASLVRPALERGAIVVTDRYLDSSVAYQAGGRELSEAEVEGMSLWATGGLLPAVTVLLDVDPLVAARRLTGEPDRLERAGDDFHRRARDTFLRRAAEDPVRWLVVDASGSIDDIQAQVRVDLAARLDLTPVVDEAVAVRDLGTIRPDRADDEPVDGGPEAVGADGEADGVPGPVGDAP from the coding sequence GTGAGCAACGGTCCCGGGTTCTTCGTCTCGTTCGAGGGCGGCGACGGCGTCGGCAAGACGACGCACGTCCGCCTGCTCGGCGGGTGGCTCGCCGAGGTGACGGGCCGCGAGGTCGTCACGACCAGGGAGCCCGGCGGCACCGCCCTCGGCGTCGAGCTGCGCCGGCTGGTGCAGCACGGCGAGGACATGGACGCCCGCACGGAGGCCCTGCTGTACGCCGCGGACCGCGCGCACCACGTCGCCTCGCTGGTGCGGCCCGCGCTGGAGCGTGGCGCGATCGTCGTCACGGACCGCTACCTGGACTCGTCGGTGGCGTACCAGGCGGGGGGCCGCGAGCTGTCGGAGGCCGAGGTCGAGGGCATGTCCCTGTGGGCGACCGGTGGCCTGCTGCCCGCCGTGACGGTGCTGCTCGACGTCGACCCGCTGGTGGCGGCCCGGCGTCTCACCGGCGAGCCCGACCGGCTGGAGCGTGCCGGGGACGACTTCCACCGGCGGGCGCGCGACACGTTCCTGCGCCGCGCCGCGGAGGACCCGGTGCGGTGGCTCGTCGTGGACGCGAGCGGGTCGATCGACGACATCCAGGCGCAGGTGCGGGTGGACCTCGCCGCGCGCCTCGACCTCACGCCCGTCGTCGACGAGGCCGTGGCGGTGCGGGACCTCGGCACGATCCGTCCGGACCGCGCCGACGACGAGCCGGTGGACGGCGGTCCGGAGGCCGTCGGCGCGGACGGCGAGGCCGACGGCGTGCCGGGCCCGGTCGGGGACGCCCCGTGA
- a CDS encoding DNA polymerase III subunit delta' has product MSVWDDVVGQPEAVATLRRAATEPAAMTHAWLLTGPPGSGRSVAARAFAAALQCTGTDGVTGGCGRCHACTTTLAGTHPDLTVVATEKVVIQVSEVRDLIVAAARTPAAGRFRVILVEDADRMAERTTNVLLKAVEEPAAHTVWVLCAPSAQDVLPTIRSRCRSVTLRVPPAQDVADLLVRRDGVDPDLALRAARAAQSHVGLARRLARDPEARRRRGEVLEIARRIRGVPDAVLAAADLVDVAKAEATADTAERDAVEKAELLRALGVAEGETLPPRLRSQLKQLEDDQKRRATRRQRDVLDRAMVDLLSLYRDVLVVQLGAEVDLVNDEHAATVQAVARDSTPEQTVRRMDAIGEARERLEGNVAPLLALEAMAVALRPQG; this is encoded by the coding sequence GTGAGCGTCTGGGACGACGTCGTCGGGCAGCCGGAGGCCGTCGCCACGCTGCGCCGGGCCGCCACCGAGCCCGCGGCCATGACCCACGCCTGGCTCCTGACGGGTCCGCCCGGCTCGGGCCGCTCGGTCGCGGCGCGGGCGTTCGCCGCCGCGCTCCAGTGCACCGGGACGGACGGCGTCACGGGCGGGTGCGGGCGCTGTCACGCCTGCACGACGACGCTGGCGGGCACGCACCCCGACCTCACCGTCGTCGCGACGGAGAAGGTCGTCATCCAGGTCTCCGAGGTGCGCGACCTCATCGTGGCCGCGGCCCGCACGCCGGCCGCGGGACGGTTCCGCGTCATCCTCGTGGAGGACGCCGACCGCATGGCGGAGCGCACCACCAACGTGCTGCTCAAGGCCGTCGAGGAGCCCGCCGCGCACACCGTGTGGGTGCTGTGCGCGCCGAGCGCCCAGGACGTCCTGCCGACGATCCGGTCCCGGTGCCGCAGCGTGACGCTGCGCGTTCCGCCCGCCCAGGACGTCGCGGACCTGCTGGTGCGACGTGACGGCGTCGACCCCGACCTGGCGCTCCGGGCCGCCCGGGCCGCGCAGTCGCACGTGGGCCTGGCCCGCCGGCTCGCCCGTGACCCGGAGGCGCGGCGGCGCCGGGGCGAGGTCCTGGAGATCGCGCGCCGCATCCGCGGCGTCCCCGACGCGGTCCTGGCCGCCGCGGACCTCGTGGACGTCGCCAAGGCGGAGGCCACGGCCGACACCGCCGAACGGGACGCCGTCGAGAAGGCCGAGCTGCTGCGCGCCCTCGGCGTCGCGGAGGGGGAGACCCTGCCGCCGCGCCTGCGCTCCCAGCTCAAGCAGCTCGAGGACGACCAGAAGCGGCGCGCCACCCGGCGCCAGCGCGACGTCCTCGACCGCGCGATGGTCGACCTGCTGTCCCTGTACCGCGACGTGCTGGTCGTCCAGCTCGGCGCCGAGGTCGACCTGGTCAACGACGAGCACGCCGCCACCGTGCAGGCCGTGGCCCGCGACTCGACGCCCGAGCAGACGGTCCGCCGCATGGACGCCATCGGCGAGGCGCGGGAACGGCTGGAGGGCAACGTCGCCCCGCTGCTCGCGCTGGAGGCGATGGCGGTGGCCCTGCGACCGCAGGGCTGA